The Lytechinus variegatus isolate NC3 chromosome 1, Lvar_3.0, whole genome shotgun sequence nucleotide sequence tgcAGTTTTCCTCTTATTCTGTTATATGTGTTGGAAAGGTAGTGTCAAAATGATGTCTTGGTAACATTCGCCAATGTCATGATTGACTACATGATATCAAAAAGGAGCatctcttgaaaaaaaaaaacattataatgataacaagttttaaaatatatatcccGGGTTTTGAGACACACATAAACAAAGCCTACATATTTTCAGTTCATgaggtagaaaaaaatattcaatttttttcagataaaaagataaaagtCCCTCTTTACACTTTGATACTATTCATATACCTTCTTTACATACacacattatttgtttcacaaGGTAGGCATATGTTGCTTTCACACTGGCCCCCTGCAAAACACCTGACATGTTCTGATCGGATAGGGCTCCTTATCATAATTGTATCTTCCTAATCGAGTGGCTGTGAATATATACGTATAAGTATTACATTTCTCTGTTCAATCAGGAAAGACCGACTGTAATTGCCCCCATCCTTTCTACTTTTCCTACATTCTTGCCTCCTTCTCTTGTGTCATAATCTTAATCTAAAACATGATAAATTTATCAAATAGTAACAAGTATCAGTGTAGAATAAATATATTGCATAGATATAGTCAATGGAATGAATTAATTGGAGTGCTATCCAAAATCCAATACATATTAATActtaaaaacaaactttaacAGTAAAAagcttttttacaataaacatgtatgttgtaaatatttcaattcaaatatataaaaaataaatacattttctaacaaaatcatCAGATTATGATTGATTTCTATGATACATTTAAATGGCAGATGGCAATATAATTCTTAATTTAAGAGCAGTGTAGGATTATCTCTTCATTCACACTTaaatgcttgaaaaaaatgtttgtttagtGAGAGGCTTTGGGGTTATAGTGTACCATACTTTTCAAAAGCTGACacaaattcttgaaaaaaaacccttaaAATATGTTGATTGAATATAGAGGCCTTTACCAACAACATTATGTTGTGTAGGAGGGTATATACTGAACATTGAAAATCTGCCTTATTCTAAAATCTCTGCAATTTGGAGCTTAAATATTGCAAACCAAATATTGAGGATAAATTTTGAGGATAAAACATTGCACTTGACGATATACCTagaacgccccccccccacatttttttcttactgTTCAAGATTAACCACATTTTGTGTTTGTTCAATAATGTTTAATCTACACTAATCACTAGAGGCCCATCTCAATTCATCAATATCTTTCATTTAATAACAATGTaactttgaatgaaaataaccaCTTAAATCCATAATTTGGCAACAGGATTTCAAGTAAGAAATTGTGGTTTTCACATGcgaaatttgaacaaaaatatcaacTTGTAATATACAATTAATATTAATCTCTTATTATTTAGAATATATAGAAttccaaaacaaagaaaattataaatattgcTGATTTGATTAATAAAAAGTGATCACAGAATGCAAAATATgattcattgtcattatcaggttGGTATATGTTGgtatatataatacatgtatagattCATGAGTTGAGTAATAATATGGAATGCAGAAATAATAAGTTAGTTGTTTACCAGTTTCGAATGTGCAAACACTACAGTGCAACACATTAAAAAAGATGAGAAAATTGCATACTTTTAATATCATATGACAAACTATCAAACTATCTCAAAGAACTTCCTTCTCCGACTTAGGCCTTTTTTCCATCCTCTTCTTCTGTTTCCTGAACAGTAAACCAGGCACTAGAGCGACAATAGCCATTGCTGCCAACTTGAGCATTGTTGTAGTGGTTAAGACATCTCGAACAGATGTGATTTCAGACAGCAGAGATCCCGTCTGCACACATATGAAGTTATATGGCATCAGACCTGATATAAACAAGGATTTTTGTTCAAAAGATTAAggaatcatacatgtacatgaattgaAATGCAAATTATATTTGCTTTTTTAGTGAATTACTTGGCAACTTAGGAAagatttcatcaacatcgaGAGTCTATAGACTGCATATTTTTATGTGTTCCTTGACTTACAGCTTACTGATCATGAATAATATCGTAAAAACGCTGGTTTACGCTTTATTTCAAGATGATCAAATGGAATGCATGACAGGCAGGCCTCAGTGTGAATTTGCTAACCTCGCAAATATCTATAATAAATGTGTCTCCTTGATATTCCTAGAGGAATTTACAAATTTCCCAACACTTGAAGTTTTTGCTTCAAGGAAACATGTAAGACATTTCCATAAAATCctgaattttttaatatcattttcaagACATAACTCTTCAAGTCCATATGATGAGATAAGGCCTTTTGATGTTTTAAATTGAGCAATCAATTGAAAGGTGGAGCTCAAAAGAAGGGACTTTTTGGAGCCAAGAATGTCTGTTATACAGTGGGGCCTTCTAGAAATAGATTCCTATGCTGTAAATAATTTTGATAGCTTTTGATAAACCAACTGAAAACATGTTGTGCAGTTTTGgagaagtaataaaaaaagaatgtttggaGACATTTTGTGATCTCCCTGTTCCTTGCCAActtatttgttttcttaatGCTGTTGTAAAGAGTGAAGTTGATGAATATGTTAACATTCTGTTGGGTATATATCACAAGACAGCATGATGAAattgttgcattatgggtaaagATCCAGGAAGTATTTCAGCTGTTCTGGGGCCCATAACAAAAAGCTTTGCGACTGAATTATACATTTGATTACATTGATTactgtgtatgatcaatcgtgCCCATGACTCGCGCTGATGCAATACAAATGTGGCTGTGGCATATTGGCTTTAATTCACTTTTATATAATGCAACCATGTTAGTCTTACCTATAAGTACTGAGAAGAAAAACTGAATGAGAGGCACATCTAGGATAGGTGAGGCCATGTTTAAAAACCAGTTTGGTGACATTGGAAATAACCGcaggaagaggagaaagaagaatagGCTCTCTAGATTGTCTTGAACCTGAAAAAACATTAAAAGGGTAACAAAAATTCAGTTTCTGAAAACACACACCAAACAGCAAGTCATGTAAAACTATTAATTCAGAATGCTATCTTAAAAGTGAAGCTTTGACAAGAAATtctcaagtccgatttcaaccTTTCCTGCAAACTAACTTGGTATTGTTACTAATAATCCTATTGAAAAAGGTTATTCAGGTTCCATAAATGTCAGTGTGACACatgtttttacattttcatatgTGGATTTCAGTTAGAAGACTGTATCTGTTATCGACAACAAAACTGAAAAGATTCTTCAGTTTTATAATGAAAACTGCATGGAGACTGTTTAGGGccatacacaaaaaaaaaatccagagtGTAGGGCAcacaacaaccccccccccaacccaaAATGGTCTTTATGGAAAGGTTCAAAGGAAACCAAATTTGTGGTTTTATATTTATACTACTGCTTTCTTTTGTAACTGCTACTCCTGCTGCCACTACTTCTCTTGAACTGAGCACCACAATatctactactctactactactactactactctactactactactactactactactactactactactactactactactactactactactactactacaactactactactactactactactactactactactactactactactactaccactactactgctgctgctactacttctactactactactactactactactactactactactactactactactattactactgctactactactactactattactaatatGACTACTACTTCTGTCATTACTTGACTAGATCTACTACTTATTATGGTAatatttaccattttctgtaGAGGTTTGACCCTTTCGGCAGCATATTTCAAGATTAGTGCTCTACCAAAGAAATGCGAGAGCAAATAGCACAGGGTTGCACCAAATGCTGATAACACACAACACATGGGGAATGCTAACCATGGGCCAAACAAAGCTCCTCCTAGAAGAttctgaagaaaagaaaaagatcaaTTGAGGTTATaagtacattaaaaaataaaataacttgaAAACAGCAATACTGTTACTCCTTCTATTTTTTGTGTTAAATAAATGGACTATATAATGGCATCACTAATCACATTAGTGCCGCTCACGGTAAACTTGACACTACGTCGCGGGAAAACGTGTAACGAGCGCGGGTAGTCATGAGCTAACCGCGTTCAACATGTAAGAGCGTGAGGCACACGGCCGGTGATTATTTCAATGGTCCATTTCATAAAGTGGAAGAGCGCCCCTACGCTGAACATTTGCGAGCTCAGGCTGTACTACTACGTGGTTAATTTTGCGCAATAAATTGATCGGCGCGCCTCAGCCGCGCCGCCGTGCCAATGCAAGCTAGCTAGCAAGGTGCAGTACGCGGCATGGCACCGGCCGGCGCGGCATGCAAGAAGCAATGCAAGCACGATTCATTCTGCGGGTGCGGCCTGCGCTAGCTCCCTGCGATTACACTCCTTACTCTACCTTGTATTTTCTGAccttattatttttgtaatattcatttaacctttcatgtttctttgcgaagatttgtgattttttgttttctccaGTTTTAGTGATGACACTTGTTTGTGGCGGAATTTGGGTGAGTTTTACGGGGTTTTGTTGACAGTGCAGGCCTGTGAGTGACAGTGGCTGACTGAGTGATTGAGTGCCGCTACGTTACGAGAGTGTTTGTAGGCTCCGGCCGGCCGTGCATGCCGCCCCCGTGTCTGCGGGCGGACCATAGAGTTATAGAGGCTCCGTTGAGTTTGGTATTGCCTGCTCCAGaggcagtgtacatgtacaactgtTCGTGCATTGCACAAAGATCGTtggtttatataaaaaaatcttcatttccATTCTtaataccgtaagggcactagtattcaacccgtttggagagttttcttaaataaatagaaatatagaatttacctgaatttcagacccatcttattttcaagagcaaatgctggttattctttttccgttatttttttcttcaaccagtcgactgtgtgcgcgggcgatcaaattatacggcgacggttttttgcactagtattcaacccgtctgcactagtattcaacctagcgatgaaagatggtcctgtctctcaatctgcccttgtcccatccgactatggactagaccatttgagatgagaccaaacagggaattaatcaaagccagagacttacatagatctagatctaatttaccaatataaacccttttgagatttgctatctatcctcactaggttgaatactagtgcaattcagtgcaaaaggccatcggtgcataattcgatcctacgcgcatacagtcgacagattgataaagaaaataccgacaacagattacccaggaaataacaaaggtatgaaattaagatagtttccatatttctaaatattttttgaaatatgtcaaaatctttgaattatgccgggttgaatactagtgcccttacggtatatattaataacttgaATAATCTAGGTCTAATTACatctacattgtacatgtattttatcttttgcttcatgtacatgtatgtttctatATATAGCATCTgctcaaaaaaaatattttgccatTATCAATCTTATTACTATTAGGCCTAGTATTATTAGAGTCTATGTatccatgtatttttattttttatgttctgATTTGTATAGTTCTAGTgctcttgtacatgtataaacagcaccatgtacatgtatgtagatctCTAGTCTAGATCTTACATGTAGTGGTACCATTCTTTGAACAATTTCCCAGGCAGTGAGCATTGTTGGTGATAAAAACGTTTGGTGGTCTATGACtgtagtgtacatgtattttcttttaatttcttttgtgtgttgaatggtgtgtgtttttttattctagtCTTTTCTGTCTCCCTGCATAATTATCCTTGCCCATTTTGGTCttgatggaatatatacatACGCTGTATACCCTGgctgtatatattatatacctATTTGTACCATGTAAAGAAAGTACAACTCACATTtactaacatacatgtatatgtattttttaacaataaaactGACTAACCTTTACCCCTAACTCTGGACTCATACATGTATGGGTCAATccacgtcaaatcaaccaattttcagacaattatttgtcacccgacccccttcgattttctttaaactcgcaccaaatgttcccCAAGtatctgacggaaaaatctgaaatattttgccccaaggtcaaatggttgctaagatacggcctcccttAGTAACCAATGCGTGGCCAAACAaccaagtttaaaaaaaattactatttttgattgactgtTGCAACCAAGTTTGATGAGGTAGAGTGcttattttctgtaaattggaagaactttttagtCTCAACATGCACAGTATATTACGGCACGGATCTGACCAGCCGTTATTGCTCACGAGGTCGCCGAAAATGGTGTTAAGCGTCCAAGTCAGTGATTTTGGGTGCATGTTTGGAAGCTCATAACTTCCAAATTCAATTAGCTTAGAGCCCAATATTATGCGTATTTGAAGACTATCACTTGCTCAACAGACATACAAAAAATTGGCCCAAACGTGCGCATTGTTTTCTTGTAGGGTGTTggattttttctaaaagttgccaagttcaag carries:
- the LOC121425331 gene encoding transmembrane protein 41A-like, with the protein product MGLFIAISAIGGIFALYTSWLYVLSINLPSHSIDSRELNFPSNLEQLKNVVDILQEYKSDNIGYILLLFSSAYIYKQTFAIPGSVFMNLLGGALFGPWLAFPMCCVLSAFGATLCYLLSHFFGRALILKYAAERVKPLQKMVQDNLESLFFFLLFLRLFPMSPNWFLNMASPILDVPLIQFFFSVLIGLMPYNFICVQTGSLLSEITSVRDVLTTTTMLKLAAMAIVALVPGLLFRKQKKRMEKRPKSEKEVL